From the Nitrospinota bacterium genome, the window CGGCTACCTGAGATACGAGGTTTCGGATCATCTCGGTGTTCAGCGTGTGGTCAGGAGAGGCGAGGATGTAGCTCCCGACCTTGATGACAACCCGCTTGATATTGGACAAAAAGGGTTTTCGCAGGGAGGATTTCATCAGGTTATCGCCGAGGCCATCTCGTGGGCAATGGCGTTCATGAGCGCATCGACCCCGTCGCCCGTAACGGCGCTGATGGGGTAGGGAACGATCCCCTTGCTCTCAAAGTAAGAGCGGTGCCGCTCGAAGTTCGCCCTGGCCTCCGGTATGTCCATCTTGTTGCAGGCAACCAGGCGAGTTTTAGCGAAGAGGCTGGAGTCGAACAGCTCCAGCTCGTTATTTAAAGCCTCAAAGTCCGCTGAGGGGCTTCGCCCAGCCTGCGGTGTGCAATCAATGAGATGAAGCAGGAGGGCCGAGCGCTCCACGTGTCTGAGAAAACGGTCCCCCAGCCCGCGGCCGGCGTGGGAGCCTTCGATCAGGCCCGGTATGTCCGCCACGACGAACGAGGAGAGATCGGGCCGCTTAACCACCCCGAGGTTTGGAACCAGCGTAGTGAAAGGGTAGTCGGCGATCTTCGGCCTCGCGGCGGAGATTCGGGATATGAGGGTTGATTTCCCCGCGTTGGGAAAGCCCATGATACCAACATCGGCCAAGAGCTTGAGCTCGATCAAGAGCCACCGCTCTTCTCCTGTTCGCCCCTCTTCAGCATGGCGTGGAGCCCGGTTGGTCGACGATTTGAAACGCGCGTTGCCTCGACCTCCACGGCCCCCGGCAGCTACGATCACCTCTTGGCCGTCTTCGGTGAGGTCGGCGAGGGTCTCGCCCGTCTC encodes:
- the obgE gene encoding GTPase ObgE; its protein translation is MFVDEAKIRTKGGDGGRGCVSFRREKFVPRGGPDGGDGGKGGDVVLRADGNLHTLLDFTYRQHYKAQRGAHGQGSNKVGRGGEDCLVPVPLGTIIKDAETGETLADLTEDGQEVIVAAGGRGGRGNARFKSSTNRAPRHAEEGRTGEERWLLIELKLLADVGIMGFPNAGKSTLISRISAARPKIADYPFTTLVPNLGVVKRPDLSSFVVADIPGLIEGSHAGRGLGDRFLRHVERSALLLHLIDCTPQAGRSPSADFEALNNELELFDSSLFAKTRLVACNKMDIPEARANFERHRSYFESKGIVPYPISAVTGDGVDALMNAIAHEMASAIT